From a region of the Impatiens glandulifera chromosome 4, dImpGla2.1, whole genome shotgun sequence genome:
- the LOC124933956 gene encoding GDP-fucose transporter 1-like, with product MASIRLNSSKQYYATSSLVLGYALCSSLLAVINKYAITKFNYPGLLTALQYLTSALGVWVFGRLGFLHHDAFSLETAKKFLPAATVFYLAIFTNTNLLRHANVDTFIVFRSLTPLLVAIADTMFRKQPCPSKLTFLSLVVILSGAVGYVATDSAFTLTAYSWALAYLITITTEMVYIKHMVTNLGLNTWGFVLYNNLLSLMIAPFFSIITGEYSDVFKALSSSSDGNWFDMSAFIAVSLSCVFGLLISFFGFAARKAITATAFTVTGVVNKFLTVVINVMIWDKHATPFGLVCLLLTIAGGVLYQQSVTSSSNGTPKQGDPAASKLMGNEKVSDSNEDDTDEENDGSGKGYGV from the coding sequence ATGGCTTCGATTCGATTGAACTCATCGAAACAGTATTATGCGACGAGCAGTCTTGTTTTAGGTTATGCTCTCTGTTCTAGCTTACTTGCTGTGATAAACAAGTACGCTATTACTAAATTCAATTACCCTGGTCTCCTTACTGCTTTACAGTATCTTACATCAGCTTTAGGTGTATGGGTTTTCGGCCGTTTAGGGTTTTTGCATCATGATGCATTCTCACTTGAAACTGCTAAGAAATTCCTCCCTGCTGCAACTGTTTTCTACTTGGCAATCTTCACAAACACGAATCTTCTTCGTCATGCAAATGTGGATACTTTCATCGTTTTTCGATCATTGACTCCCCTTTTGGTTGCTATCGCTGATACAATGTTTAGAAAACAACCATGTCCTTCCAAGCTTACGTTTTTGTCACTTGTAGTCATTTTGAGTGGTGCAGTTGGATATGTTGCTACTGATTCGGCTTTTACCTTGACTGCTTATTCATGGGCATTGGCTTATTTGATTACCATTACTACTGAGATGGTTTACATCAAACATATGGTTACTAATCTTGGTTTGAATACTTGGGGTTTCGTTCTGTACAACAATCTGCTTTCCCTCATGATAGCTCCGTTCTTTTCGATTATCACTGGCGAATACTCAGATGTGTTCAAAGCTTTGTCTTCTTCGAGCGATGGAAATTGGTTTGATATGAGTGCGTTTATTGCAGTTTCGCTATCTTGTGTGTTTGGATTGCTTATAAGTTTCTTTGGATTTGCTGCCAGGAAAGCGATTACTGCCACTGCGTTTACAGTTACTGGGGTTGTGAATAAATTTCTTACGGTTGTGATTAATGTGATGATTTGGGATAAGCATGCGACTCCGTTTGGATTGGTTTGTCTTCTTTTAACGATTGCAGGTGGAGTTCTTTATCAGCAGTCTGTTACTAGTTCTAGCAATGGTACTCCCAAACAGGGTGATCCTGCAGCATCGAAGCTGATGGGTAATGAAAAGGTGAGCGATAGTAATGAAGATGACACAGATGAAGAAAATGATGGATCTGGTAAAGGTTATGGAGTATGA
- the LOC124936939 gene encoding probable histone H2A variant 3, whose amino-acid sequence MSGKGAKGLITGKTTANKDKDKDKKKPTSRSSRAGLQFPVGRVHRLLKARTTSGGRVGATSAVYTAAILEYLTAEVLELAGNASKDLKVKRITPRHLQLAIRGDEELDTLIKGTIAGGGVIPHIHKSLINKSSKE is encoded by the exons ATGTCGGGAAAAGGAGCAAAGGGTCTCATCACCGGCAAGACCACCGCCAACAAGGACAAAGATAAAGACAAGAAGAAACCCACTTCTCGTTCCTCGCGCGCTGGTCTCCAG TTCCCTGTGGGTAGGGTTCATCGCCTGCTAAAAGCGAGGACCACATCGGGTGGTAGAGTAGGTGCCACATCAGCTGTCTACACAGCTGCTATACTTGAATACCTTACAGCTGAAGTGCTTGAGCTAGCAGGAAATGCCAGCAAAGATTTAAAGGTGAAACGTATAACTCCAAGGCATCTGCAGCTTGCAATTCGAGGAGATGAAGAGCTCGATACTCTCATCAAAGGAACCATAGCGGGTGGAGGCGTGATACCTCACATTCACAAGTCTCTCATTAACAAATCGTCTAAGGAATGA
- the LOC124934414 gene encoding uncharacterized protein LOC124934414, with protein sequence MTGELQLQPTIEENPNDSDPLLGDHSSPSSIEVKDGDVEDDLEAGSLVYCRICLECDGEDDDGLISPCMCKGTQQFVHRSCLDHWRSVKEGFAFSHCTTCKAQFHLRVTILEDSSWRKLKFRLFVTRDVFLIFLAVQTVIAAIGGFVYLLDKDGGFRDSFNDSWDRILSKHPIPFYYCMGFLLFLALLGFIGLIIHCSALTNEGRMGGCQDCYFGWALMDCSPVSMEACIGLVIIFGVVFAILGIAYSFFAASMAIQRVWQRHYHILAKRELTKEYVVEDLHGSYMLPKLDTANEERLKKLKLL encoded by the exons ATGACGGGTGAATTGCAGCTTCAACCAACGATTGAAGAAAACCCTAACGATTCCGATCCTCTTCTCGGTGATCATTCATCTCCGAGTTCAATCGAGGTAAAAGACGGCGACGTTGAAGACGACCTTGAAGCTGGTTCCTTAGTTTATTGTAGGATTTGTCTCGAATGTGATGGTGAAGACG ATGATGGATTGATTTCTCCATGTATGTGTAAAGGCACTCAACAGTTTGTTCATCGTTCATGCCTTGATCACTGGAGATCTGTTAAG GAAGGGTTTGCCTTTTCACATTGTACAACATGTAAAGCTCAATTTCATCTTAGAGTGACAATATTGGAAGACAGCTCCTGGCGTAAATTGAAGTTCAGACTTTTTGTCACCAGGGATGTTTTCCTCATCTTTCTGGCTGTGCAAACG GTCATTGCTGCAATAGGTGGATTTGTGTATCTTTTAGACAAAGATGGTGGCTTCAGAGATTCATTCAATGATAGTTGGGATAGAATACTATCGAAGCATCCCATACCATTTTACTACTGTATGG GATTTCTGCTCTTTCTGGCCCTTCTTGGCTTCATTGGACTCATAATACACTGCTCTGCGCTAACTAATGAAGGACGAATGGGTGGCTGCCAAGACTGTTACTTTGGATGGGCTTTAATGGATTGCTCTCCGGTTTCTATGGAAGCTTGCATTGGGTTGGTTATCATTTTCGGTGTGGTCTTTGCTATTTTAGGCATTGCTTATAGTTTCTTTGCAGCATCTATGGCCATTCAAAGGGTTTGGCAAAGGCACTACCATATTCTTGCCAAGAGGGAACTCACTAAG GAGTATGTAGTAGAGGATTTGCATGGCTCTTACATGCTACCGAAGCTAGACACGGCTAATGAAGAACGATTGAAGAAGCTGAAGCTATTGTAG